In Aeromicrobium sp. A1-2, the DNA window CGCCGGTAGTAGCGCAGTTCTTCGATGCTCTCCTGGATGTCGACCAGCGCACGGTGGTGACCGGCCTTGACCGGTGCCGCGAAGTAGGCCCGTGGAAACCACTGGCGGGCCAGTTCCTTGATCGACGAGACGTCGATCACGCGATAGTGCAACCAGCCCTCGAGCTCGGTCATGTCGCGGGCGAGAAAGGCTCGGTCGGTGCCGATCGTGTTGCCGGCCATCGGTGCCTTGCCCGGCTCTGGGACGAACTGGCGGACGTAGTCCAGCACCTGCTCCTCCGCGTCGCGCAGGCTCAGGCCGGCTTCGAGCTCGGTCAGCAGCCCTGAGCTCGTGTGCATGTTGCGCACGAAGTCGTTCATCTGCTCGAGCGCCGCCTCCGGGGGCCGCACGATCAAGTCGATCCCCTCGCCGAGCACATTGAGGTCGTAGTCGGTCACCAAGGCGGCCACCTCGACCAACGCGTCGTTGGCCAGGGAGAGCCCGGTCATCTCACAATCGATCCACACCAGCTTGTCATTCACGCGCTGAACCTTACTGCGCCTCTCGGACGAGGCGGCTCGCGCGGGCAGATAGGGTCACATGGAACCTTCGGCGAGCGAGCCGCGTTGGTCCAGATGGTGACCGCCCGAACCAGGAGTACTCAGTGAGCAACGAACGTCAGCAGCGCGCCGCCCGTGCCGAGCAGATGCGCAAGCAACGGGAGAAGTCCGACCGCAAGCAGCGCAACGTCATCACGATCGCCATCGTGGTCGTCGTGGTTGCGCTCACGGCACTCGGTGGCTACGCGATCAAGTCCGCCAGCGACGACAACGCCAAGGTCGAGGACGTCATCAAGCCGGCGAACGCGACCAAGGATTTCGGCATCGTCTATGACGCTGCCGCGGCCGGTGGCAGCGCGGAGGCCGACAGCAAGCCCGTGTCGGTCGAGATCTACGAGGACTTCCAGTGCCCCGCATGCCTCCAGTTCGAGCAGCAGAGCGGCGCGTTCCTCAAGCAGCAGGTCGCCAGTGGCGCCATCACGATTACCTACCGTCCGTTCTCGTTCCTCGACGAGCTCGGTGGCAGCCCCAACGACTACTCGAAGCGTTCGACCAACGCAGCGTTGTGCGTGCTCGACCAGGGTGGCGTCGCGGACTACCAGAAGGCGCACGACTACCTGTACTCCAACCAGCCGCAGGAGGGGACCGCCGGGCCGGAGAACGCGGCCCTCGTCACGGCCATGGAGGGTCTGGGATTTACCGGGCTCGACTCCTGCATCAAGACCGAGAAGTTCGTGCCGTGGGTCAAGGCAGCCAAGGACAAGGGCTCGGATGACGGAGTCGGCAGCACCCCGACCGTGAAGGTGGCCGGCAAGGTCGTCGAATCACCGACGCCCGCCAGCCTGCAGCAGGCTGTCGAAGCGGCCCAGAAGGGCTGACGTGGGCTCAGCCGGCCAGGCTCACAGCGCGCTTCCGAGTGCGTAGCCGCACGACGCCGCCGCGATGCTCAGCACGAGCATCGCGGCGGCGTTGACTGCGGCTGCGCCGTACCGACGGTCCAGCGCGAGGTGCACGGTCTCGACACTGGCGGTGCTGAACGTCGTGTAGCCGCCGAGGAATCCGGTGCCGATGATGGTGTGCCACAGGTCTCCGGTGCCGAGGCCGACGACGAGACCCAGCAGCAGCGAACCACTGATGTTGATCAGGTGCGTCGACCACGGCAGCCTCTTCGACGCGCGCGGGCGCACCCAGGCATCGAGCGAGTAGCGGGCGCCGGCACCCAGCCCACCGGCCAGGGCCATCATCAGCGGCGTCATCGGACGACCGCCCGGGCAGTCACGATGCCCAGGAGCGCGGCCAGCAGGCCCGCCACGACCGTGCCGACGGCGTAGGCCAGGCCGAGCGCGACGTGATCGCCGCGTAGCAGGGTGTCGGTCTCGACCGCGAGGGCGCTGTACGTCGTGAACCCGCCGAGCAGTCCGGTGCCCAGCAGCAGTCGCAGTCGGTTGGCCCGGGCGCTGTGGTCGTGCACGATGAGGACTGCGAGCAGGGCACCCAGGGCGAACGACCCCACGACGTTGACCACGAAGGTGGCCAGCGGGAACAGCCGGTCGGCGTCCAGGGCCTCCGCGATCCCAAATCGGCCCAGGGTGCCGACGGCGCCGCCGACGGCGACCAGGGCGAAGGACTTCACCGGTCCATTAGACCGTGCAGCAGGCTGGCGGCGATCGCCGCCATGACGACGGCGATGAGTCCGTCGAGGATGCGCCAGGCGTTCGGACGGGCGAACAGTGGGCGGAGCAGTCGCGCACCGAAGCCCAGCGCAGCGAACCAGATGACCGACCCCAGCACCGCGCCGGCGCCGAACCACCAGCGGTCCTCGCCGTGCGTACCGGCGACGGAGCCGAGGAGCAGGACCGTGTCGAGGTAGACGTGCGGGTTGAGCCAGGTCAGGGCGACGGCAGTCGTGACGACCGGCCACAGCGGCGTCGACTCGGCGGGGGACTCGTCGATCACGGAGGGCCGCACGGCCCGTCGAGCAGCGAGCCCCGCGTACGTCAGCAGGAAGGCAGCACCCCCGATGCGCATCGTGTCCAGCAGCCACGGTGCGAGCTGCAGCAGACTCCCGATGCCTGCGACGCCCAGGGCGATCAGGAGGGCGTCCGACACCATGCAGACCAGCACCACGACAAGGACGTGCTGCCGCAGGAGTCCCTGCCGCAGGACGAAGGCGTTCTGCGCACCGATCGCGATGATCAGGGACAGCCCGAAGCCCAGGCCCGCGAGGGCGGTGACGAGGGCGGCGTGATCCATCCCCCCATCCAAGTGCACCGCCGCACCATCCCGCACATACACCTGGCGGGTCAGGGACCCGTCAGTGGTTGGCTGTGGCCATCGGGGGAGATGGCGCGGCGCAGGAGCTCGATGTCTTCGGCCCCCAGATGGCCCGCGAACCGCATGAGTGCCGCCCGGCGGTCGCCAGCCCCGGTCAAATGTTGCAGCATGGCCAGTCCGGTGTGCTCGGCCTCGGTCCTGGTGGCCGCGAACCGGATCCCTCTCGCGTCGACACCGGCGCGCTCGACGTCGCCCTTGCCGCGCAGACGATCCAGTGCCGTGAGCACCGTGGTGTGGGCGGGTAGCTGGCCGGGGAGGGCCTGTTGGATCTCCTTGGCGGTCAGCGGGCGCTCACCACCCCACAGAGTCCGGAGAACCTGGGCCTCCAACTCGCCGTGCGCGCGCCTGCCTGTTTCGGTCATCGGGATCCTCGTCTGATGCCGCCGGTCCATGTCTTCTACGCAATGTAGTACCCCATGCCGGTCAGCAGGAAGCCGATCGGTAGATTGACGTGGTGACCAGTGTGGCTCGTACGTCCCGGACGTCGCTGACGTCGGGGCACGTGCGCGCGATCAGAGCGGCTGTTGTTGCTGTGCTGACCGTGACGGTCGCTGCCGGGTGTCATGTTGCCGGTGGCGGCACGACCCCTTCGTGGGTCATGGCTGGCCTCATGCTCGCTGCGGGCACTCCGCTCAGCTGGAAGATCAGCGCCCATCGGTGGTCGGTCCGTGAACTCTTCGCGATGTTCCTGCTGGCGCAGGCTGCAGTGCACCTGCTGAGCATGTCGTCCCTGAACGGCGAGCACGGGATGGGCGGCATGGGGGTGTCGACCGCCATGGTCTCGGCGCACCTGCTCGGTGGCGCGGGTCTGGTGGTGTCGATCCGCTGGGGCGAACGCGTCCTGTGGTCGCTGGTCGACGTCCTGGCCCTGCGGCCGATGGCGCTCCTCCTCGCGGGCGCGCCGGTCCTCCAGGCGCGGGCTGTCGTCGCGGTGTCCGTCGCCTCACCCCGCCATATGACGTCGTGGCACGTGGCGCCGAGCCGAGCCCCACCCGGCGTCGCCGCGCGCATGGTCACCCTCTGAGCCGATCGGTTCCGTAGGCTCCTGCGCACGGCTCCGACCCCGGCCATCGCACCCATCCGGTGCGCCGTCCGTCCACTTCGGTGGACGTCGTCGAGGAGTACCTCACCATGCGCGTGTCCCGTCCGGGACGGGCGATCATGGCTTGCGCGTCACTGCTGGCTGCCTGCTTCATGTGGGCATCGCCGGCTAGCGCGCACAGCTCTCTGGTCCGCTCGAGTCCCGCAGAAGGCGCGGTGCTGCCCACAGCGCCACGCAGCATCACCCTGGAGTTCAACGAGAAGGTCTCGAAGATCGCCCCGGCCATCGTCCTGCGCAACGACGCCGAGGCGGTCATCAGCAGTCGTCCACCGACGGTCGGTCGGACCACGATCAGCTCGACGGTTCCCACAGGGCTGCCCGACGGTAGCTACTCCATCGTCTGGCGGGTCGTGTCGGATGACGGGCACCCGATTCAGGGCGTGATCCGGTTCGTGATCGGGCATGCGTCTGATCCGGTCGATGCGAACGAGGTCGATGCACCCGAGAACTCGACGAGCCGCAGCTGGACCTGGCTGCCCGTCGCGGCAGCTGTTCTCGCTGCCCTGATCGGCGCCGCGCTCGTGCTGCGCCGCTACAACACCAACCACACCCCTTGAACTGAACTGGAGAATTTCATGAACATGCGAACCGCTCGTCCCACCTCGACCCGACGTCTCACGTCCCTCACCGCTGCCGCGGTCGCGGTGGTTGCGTCCCTCGGACTGACTGCATGTGGCAGCAGCGGTGCGGACGTCGCCACCCAGGCGTCCGGAATCGTCATCGAGGACCCCTGGGTCAAGGAGGCCGACTCAGGCATGACGGCAGCCTTCGGCGTGCTGCGCAACGACTCGGACACCGAGGCCGTCGTCGTCTCGGCGACCAGCCCCTCGACGTCGTCGATGGAGCTCCACGAAATGGCCCCCCACGACGACGGCGACATGGTCATGCGGGCCAAGAAGGGTGGTGTGACGATCCCCGCCGGCGGAACCCACACGCTCGATCCGGGCGCTGATCACCTGATGCTCATGGACGTCACGAAGCCGATCAAGGCCGGTGACACGGTCACGGTCACGCTGACGTTCGCGGACAAGTCGACGATGAAGTTCACCGCGCCTGCCCGGACGTTCGCGGGCGCGAATGAGGACTATCAGGGCGACGACAAGTCCGGGACGGACATGAGCGAGATGGGTGATGAGTGACGGCGGCGGCGCCCCACCGCCGCGGCTGAACAGACGCCAACTGCTGCGTACAGGCGCCGTCGCCGCGGGCGGGGTCGCCCTCGGCGTCGCTGCGCGTGAGGCGACGGTTGCCGAGGCGGCATCCCCGGCCGCTCCGGCGATCGTGCCCTTCCGCGGAGTGCACCAGGCCGGGGTGGCCACCTCCCCGCAGGCGTACGCGGCGTTCGTCGCGTACGACCTGCGCGGAGGGGTGGACCGCGAGGCGCTGGTGCGGCTCATGCGGATCTGGACCGATGACATCGAGCGTCTGAGCCAGGGGCGACCAGGACTGTCGGACACCGAGCCCGAGCTGGCTCTGGCGAAGGCCAGGCTGACGGTGACCCTGGGACTTGGACCGGGGGTGTTCGACGCGGCGCGACTGCCGGATCGCAAGCCGTCGTGGCTCGCGCCGCTGCCGGCATTCGGCATCGATCGCCTCGAGGAGCAGTGGTCCGGCGGCGACCTGCTGCTCCAGGTCTGCGCGGACGACGAGCTGACGGTCTCGCACGCGGTGCGGGTGCTGACCAAGGAGGCACGGACCTTCACCTCCGTGCGATGGGTGCAGCGAGGATTTCGTCAGTCGTCGCCCACCGCGGGTGCGGGAGGCTCGACCCGCAACCTGATGGGGCAGGT includes these proteins:
- a CDS encoding LysE/ArgO family amino acid transporter, translated to MDHAALVTALAGLGFGLSLIIAIGAQNAFVLRQGLLRQHVLVVVLVCMVSDALLIALGVAGIGSLLQLAPWLLDTMRIGGAAFLLTYAGLAARRAVRPSVIDESPAESTPLWPVVTTAVALTWLNPHVYLDTVLLLGSVAGTHGEDRWWFGAGAVLGSVIWFAALGFGARLLRPLFARPNAWRILDGLIAVVMAAIAASLLHGLMDR
- a CDS encoding copper resistance CopC family protein, which gives rise to MRVSRPGRAIMACASLLAACFMWASPASAHSSLVRSSPAEGAVLPTAPRSITLEFNEKVSKIAPAIVLRNDAEAVISSRPPTVGRTTISSTVPTGLPDGSYSIVWRVVSDDGHPIQGVIRFVIGHASDPVDANEVDAPENSTSRSWTWLPVAAAVLAALIGAALVLRRYNTNHTP
- a CDS encoding CrcB family protein, with the translated sequence MTPLMMALAGGLGAGARYSLDAWVRPRASKRLPWSTHLINISGSLLLGLVVGLGTGDLWHTIIGTGFLGGYTTFSTASVETVHLALDRRYGAAAVNAAAMLVLSIAAASCGYALGSAL
- a CDS encoding BlaI/MecI/CopY family transcriptional regulator codes for the protein MTETGRRAHGELEAQVLRTLWGGERPLTAKEIQQALPGQLPAHTTVLTALDRLRGKGDVERAGVDARGIRFAATRTEAEHTGLAMLQHLTGAGDRRAALMRFAGHLGAEDIELLRRAISPDGHSQPLTGP
- the orn gene encoding oligoribonuclease; this encodes MNDKLVWIDCEMTGLSLANDALVEVAALVTDYDLNVLGEGIDLIVRPPEAALEQMNDFVRNMHTSSGLLTELEAGLSLRDAEEQVLDYVRQFVPEPGKAPMAGNTIGTDRAFLARDMTELEGWLHYRVIDVSSIKELARQWFPRAYFAAPVKAGHHRALVDIQESIEELRYYRRTVFTPEPGIDTDTAKAIAAEVSGSLKGAV
- a CDS encoding CrcB family protein; this encodes MKSFALVAVGGAVGTLGRFGIAEALDADRLFPLATFVVNVVGSFALGALLAVLIVHDHSARANRLRLLLGTGLLGGFTTYSALAVETDTLLRGDHVALGLAYAVGTVVAGLLAALLGIVTARAVVR
- a CDS encoding Dyp-type peroxidase, with product MSDGGGAPPPRLNRRQLLRTGAVAAGGVALGVAAREATVAEAASPAAPAIVPFRGVHQAGVATSPQAYAAFVAYDLRGGVDREALVRLMRIWTDDIERLSQGRPGLSDTEPELALAKARLTVTLGLGPGVFDAARLPDRKPSWLAPLPAFGIDRLEEQWSGGDLLLQVCADDELTVSHAVRVLTKEARTFTSVRWVQRGFRQSSPTAGAGGSTRNLMGQVDGTRNPDADTESSLFWIGDRSQQWFGPQPSWLTGGTSLVVRRIAMELDTWDELDRTGREQAVGRRLDNGAPLTGMREKDEPDLEALNDLGLEVIEPFAHIRRARSDDPRERFLRRPYNYDEAPPKGQLSSSGLVFATYQADVDKQYVPIQRRLDELDLLNKWTTPIGSAVFAVPPGCQRGEFLAQSLLG
- a CDS encoding thioredoxin domain-containing protein, with protein sequence MSNERQQRAARAEQMRKQREKSDRKQRNVITIAIVVVVVALTALGGYAIKSASDDNAKVEDVIKPANATKDFGIVYDAAAAGGSAEADSKPVSVEIYEDFQCPACLQFEQQSGAFLKQQVASGAITITYRPFSFLDELGGSPNDYSKRSTNAALCVLDQGGVADYQKAHDYLYSNQPQEGTAGPENAALVTAMEGLGFTGLDSCIKTEKFVPWVKAAKDKGSDDGVGSTPTVKVAGKVVESPTPASLQQAVEAAQKG
- a CDS encoding copper chaperone PCu(A)C, coding for MNMRTARPTSTRRLTSLTAAAVAVVASLGLTACGSSGADVATQASGIVIEDPWVKEADSGMTAAFGVLRNDSDTEAVVVSATSPSTSSMELHEMAPHDDGDMVMRAKKGGVTIPAGGTHTLDPGADHLMLMDVTKPIKAGDTVTVTLTFADKSTMKFTAPARTFAGANEDYQGDDKSGTDMSEMGDE